A part of Brassica rapa cultivar Chiifu-401-42 chromosome A05, CAAS_Brap_v3.01, whole genome shotgun sequence genomic DNA contains:
- the LOC103866676 gene encoding protein MEI2-like 2 isoform X3 → MVSSISVGGDSKKMEVEPKESLSAADLDMPSLELRSTETFNGGSASDLSMFSSSLPTLLHEKLNMTDSDSWLSLDDKLGVGNSENDSLEDVEPDSLETLLPEDENELLPGLIDELNFNGLPDELEDCDVFCTGGGMELDVESQDNHAANAFASRKCPNTSGRVSVEHPNGEHPSRTLFVRNINSSVEDSELTALFEPFGEIRSLYTACKSRGFVMISYYDIRASHAAMRALQNTLLRKRTLDIHFSIPKENPSEKDMNQGTLVIFNVDTTVSNDELLKLFGAHGEIREIRETPNRSFHRFIEYYDVRDAESALKALDRSEIGGKCIKLELSRPGGARRVSVPSTSQDLDRNEVANFFNQVANSPPAGNWPVGSPPSHAFPRPHGLCNMPGLASILPGHQPSRYQGLLNHPNQTILNKGLMHNVAYGQPHSLPEHIGGGISNSMRFIAPPHSSGFGTSSDNRYRWGSPPQHMNYPGYTDASSSSSKHGFPFSERQGSLLGKYQHHVGSAPSSSHFNNHMIPFGFGDMGVDKSYPNAHGQANVGVNFTGSGMSLLPTVPFGGSRGLQSVRREPFAEEGRITHFETQLTDGGRYHIDLDRIATGDDTRTTLIIKNIPNKYTYMMLVAEIDEKHKGDYDFLCLPIEFKCNMGYAFVNMVSPLHIVPFQQTFNGKVWENFNSGKVASLAYAEIQGKSALASYMQNPSPMKDEKHLFPQVSHYNDDDGQDSNDQKQPFSSIWNITTPDPDWSYTNSRENINSKNIVEESS, encoded by the exons atggtTTCCTCCATCTCAG ttggTGGTGACTCCAAAAAGATGGAGGTAGAACCAAAGGAATCACTCTCTGCTGCTG ATTTAGACATGCCATCTTTGGAGCTTAGATCAACTGAAACTTTTAATGGAGGCAGTGCAAGTGATCTGAGCATGTTCTCTAGCTCATTACCTACACTTCTTCATGAAAAGC TGAACATGACTGATTCAGATAGCTGGCTCTCACTTGATGATAAACTTGGCGTAGGAAACTCAGAGAATGATTCTTTGGAAGATGTTGAACCTGATTCTTTAGAGACCTTGCTTCCTGAAGATGAGAATGAGCTCCTTCCCGGCCTCATTGACGAGCTTAATTTCAACGGGCTGCCTGATGAACTCGAAGACTGTGATGTTTTCTGTACTGGAGGGGGTATGGAGTTGGATGTTGAATCCCAAGATAACCATGCTGCAAATGCATTTGCTTCTCGTAAATGCCCCAATACATCAGGCAGAGTTTCAGTAGAACATCCAAACGGTGAGCATCCTTCAAGGACACTCTTTGTAAGGAACATCAACAGCAGTGTCGAGGATTCAGAGTTAACCGCTCTCTTTGAG CCGTTTGGGGAGATCAGGAGTTTGTACACTGCATGCAAAAGCAGAGGGTTTGTAATGATATCTTACTATGACATCCGAGCTTCTCATGCTGCAATGCGTGCATTACAGAACACGCTCTTAAGAAAAAGGACACTGGACATTCACTTCTCCATTCCTAAA GAGAATCCGTCAGAGAAGGACATGAACCAAGGAACGCTTGTGATATTTAATGTGGACACAACAGTATCAAACGATGAGCTTCTTAAGCTGTTTGGTGCCCATGGTGAAATAAGAGAG ATTAGAGAAACTCCAAACAGGAGTTTCCACAGGTTCATTGAGTACTATGATGTTAGAGATGCAGAGTCAGCTCTAAAAGCACTTGACAGAAGCGAGATTGGTGGTAAATGTATAAAGCTCGAACTTAGCCGTCCTGGTGGAGCTCGTCGAGT CTCGGTGCCGTCCACAAGTCAAGATTTGGACAGAAACGAAGTTGCAAATTTCTTCAACCAAGTAGCTAATTCTCCACCTG CAGGTAACTGGCCAGTAGGCAGTCCTCCTTCTCATGCCTTTCCAAGGCCACACGGTCTATGTAATATGCCTGGATTGGCTTCGATTCTCCCTGGCCACCAGCCTTCTCGCTACCAAGGGCTATTAAACCATCCAAACCAAACTATTCTTAATAAGGGATTGATGCACAACGTCGCCTATGGGCAGCCTCACTCGTTGCCAGAGCATATAGGAGGTGGAATTTCAAACTCCATGAGGTTTATAGctccaccacactcttcagggTTTGGGACTTCATCTGATAACCGCTATCGGTGGGGAAGCCCTCCTCAGCATATGAACTATCCTGGTTACACTGatgcttcatcatcatcatctaagcaTGGTTTTCCATTTTCTGAGAGGCAAGGTTCATTACTTGGGAAGTACCAGCATCATGTTGGCTCTGCTCCTTCAAGCAGTCATTTTAATAACCATATGATACCATTTGGATTTGGGGATATGGGAGTCGACAAAAGCTATCCCAATGCTCATGGACAAGCCAACGTTGGTGTGAACTTCACTGGCTCCGGCATGTCTTTGTTACCAACAGTTCCTTTTGGTGGGAGTAGAGGATTACAATCAGTAAGACGTGAACCTTTTGCTGAGGAAGGTAGGATCACACACTTTGAGACTCAGCTCACAGATGGTGGGCGGTATCATATTGACTTGGATAGAATTGCTACTGGAGATGATACTCGGACTACATTAATCATTAAAAACATCCCAAACAA GTATACTTACATGATGCTGGTGGCTGAGATTGACGAGAAGCACAAGGGAGACTATGACTTTCTTTGCTTACCTATAGAATTTAAG TGCAACATGGGTTATGCTTTTGTCAACATGGTTTCTCCATTGCACATTGTTCCCTTCCAACAG ACTTTCAATGGTAAAGTATGGGAGAACTTCAACAGTGGGAAAGTTGCTTCATTGGCATATGCAGAGATACAAGGAAAGTCAGCACTTGCTTCATACATGCAGAATCCAAGTCCTATGAAGGACGAGAAGCATCTGTTTCCACAAGTCTCTCACTacaatgatgatgatggtcaagACTCTAATGATCAG AAACAGCCCTTTTCAAGCATTTGGAACATAACAACGCCTGATCCAGATTGGTCTTACACGAACTCAAGGGAGAATATTAACTCCAAGAACATTGTAGAAGAGTCTTCTTAA
- the LOC103866676 gene encoding protein MEI2-like 2 isoform X4, whose protein sequence is MVSSISVGGDSKKMEVEPKESLSAADLDMPSLELRSTETFNGGSASDLSMFSSSLPTLLHEKLNMTDSDSWLSLDDKLGVGNSENDSLEDVEPDSLETLLPEDENELLPGLIDELNFNGLPDELEDCDVFCTGGGMELDVESQDNHAANAFASRKCPNTSGRVSVEHPNGEHPSRTLFVRNINSSVEDSELTALFEPFGEIRSLYTACKSRGFVMISYYDIRASHAAMRALQNTLLRKRTLDIHFSIPKENPSEKDMNQGTLVIFNVDTTVSNDELLKLFGAHGEIREIRETPNRSFHRFIEYYDVRDAESALKALDRSEIGGKCIKLELSRPGGARRVSVPSTSQDLDRNEVANFFNQVANSPPAGNWPVGSPPSHAFPRPHGLCNMPGLASILPGHQPSRYQGLLNHPNQTILNKGLMHNVAYGQPHSLPEHIGGGISNSMRFIAPPHSSGFGTSSDNRYRWGSPPQHMNYPGYTDASSSSSKHGFPFSERQGSLLGKYQHHVGSAPSSSHFNNHMIPFGFGDMGVDKSYPNAHGQANVGVNFTGSGMSLLPTVPFGGSRGLQSVRREPFAEEGRITHFETQLTDGGRYHIDLDRIATGDDTRTTLIIKNIPNKYTYMMLVAEIDEKHKGDYDFLCLPIEFKNKCNMGYAFVNMVSPLHIVPFQQTFNGKVWENFNSGKVASLAYAEIQGKSALASYMQNPQVSHYNDDDGQDSNDQKQPFSSIWNITTPDPDWSYTNSRENINSKNIVEESS, encoded by the exons atggtTTCCTCCATCTCAG ttggTGGTGACTCCAAAAAGATGGAGGTAGAACCAAAGGAATCACTCTCTGCTGCTG ATTTAGACATGCCATCTTTGGAGCTTAGATCAACTGAAACTTTTAATGGAGGCAGTGCAAGTGATCTGAGCATGTTCTCTAGCTCATTACCTACACTTCTTCATGAAAAGC TGAACATGACTGATTCAGATAGCTGGCTCTCACTTGATGATAAACTTGGCGTAGGAAACTCAGAGAATGATTCTTTGGAAGATGTTGAACCTGATTCTTTAGAGACCTTGCTTCCTGAAGATGAGAATGAGCTCCTTCCCGGCCTCATTGACGAGCTTAATTTCAACGGGCTGCCTGATGAACTCGAAGACTGTGATGTTTTCTGTACTGGAGGGGGTATGGAGTTGGATGTTGAATCCCAAGATAACCATGCTGCAAATGCATTTGCTTCTCGTAAATGCCCCAATACATCAGGCAGAGTTTCAGTAGAACATCCAAACGGTGAGCATCCTTCAAGGACACTCTTTGTAAGGAACATCAACAGCAGTGTCGAGGATTCAGAGTTAACCGCTCTCTTTGAG CCGTTTGGGGAGATCAGGAGTTTGTACACTGCATGCAAAAGCAGAGGGTTTGTAATGATATCTTACTATGACATCCGAGCTTCTCATGCTGCAATGCGTGCATTACAGAACACGCTCTTAAGAAAAAGGACACTGGACATTCACTTCTCCATTCCTAAA GAGAATCCGTCAGAGAAGGACATGAACCAAGGAACGCTTGTGATATTTAATGTGGACACAACAGTATCAAACGATGAGCTTCTTAAGCTGTTTGGTGCCCATGGTGAAATAAGAGAG ATTAGAGAAACTCCAAACAGGAGTTTCCACAGGTTCATTGAGTACTATGATGTTAGAGATGCAGAGTCAGCTCTAAAAGCACTTGACAGAAGCGAGATTGGTGGTAAATGTATAAAGCTCGAACTTAGCCGTCCTGGTGGAGCTCGTCGAGT CTCGGTGCCGTCCACAAGTCAAGATTTGGACAGAAACGAAGTTGCAAATTTCTTCAACCAAGTAGCTAATTCTCCACCTG CAGGTAACTGGCCAGTAGGCAGTCCTCCTTCTCATGCCTTTCCAAGGCCACACGGTCTATGTAATATGCCTGGATTGGCTTCGATTCTCCCTGGCCACCAGCCTTCTCGCTACCAAGGGCTATTAAACCATCCAAACCAAACTATTCTTAATAAGGGATTGATGCACAACGTCGCCTATGGGCAGCCTCACTCGTTGCCAGAGCATATAGGAGGTGGAATTTCAAACTCCATGAGGTTTATAGctccaccacactcttcagggTTTGGGACTTCATCTGATAACCGCTATCGGTGGGGAAGCCCTCCTCAGCATATGAACTATCCTGGTTACACTGatgcttcatcatcatcatctaagcaTGGTTTTCCATTTTCTGAGAGGCAAGGTTCATTACTTGGGAAGTACCAGCATCATGTTGGCTCTGCTCCTTCAAGCAGTCATTTTAATAACCATATGATACCATTTGGATTTGGGGATATGGGAGTCGACAAAAGCTATCCCAATGCTCATGGACAAGCCAACGTTGGTGTGAACTTCACTGGCTCCGGCATGTCTTTGTTACCAACAGTTCCTTTTGGTGGGAGTAGAGGATTACAATCAGTAAGACGTGAACCTTTTGCTGAGGAAGGTAGGATCACACACTTTGAGACTCAGCTCACAGATGGTGGGCGGTATCATATTGACTTGGATAGAATTGCTACTGGAGATGATACTCGGACTACATTAATCATTAAAAACATCCCAAACAA GTATACTTACATGATGCTGGTGGCTGAGATTGACGAGAAGCACAAGGGAGACTATGACTTTCTTTGCTTACCTATAGAATTTAAG AATAAGTGCAACATGGGTTATGCTTTTGTCAACATGGTTTCTCCATTGCACATTGTTCCCTTCCAACAG ACTTTCAATGGTAAAGTATGGGAGAACTTCAACAGTGGGAAAGTTGCTTCATTGGCATATGCAGAGATACAAGGAAAGTCAGCACTTGCTTCATACATGCAGAA TCCACAAGTCTCTCACTacaatgatgatgatggtcaagACTCTAATGATCAG AAACAGCCCTTTTCAAGCATTTGGAACATAACAACGCCTGATCCAGATTGGTCTTACACGAACTCAAGGGAGAATATTAACTCCAAGAACATTGTAGAAGAGTCTTCTTAA
- the LOC103866676 gene encoding protein MEI2-like 2 isoform X5 has protein sequence MVSSISVGGDSKKMEVEPKESLSAADLDMPSLELRSTETFNGGSASDLSMFSSSLPTLLHEKLNMTDSDSWLSLDDKLGVGNSENDSLEDVEPDSLETLLPEDENELLPGLIDELNFNGLPDELEDCDVFCTGGGMELDVESQDNHAANAFASRKCPNTSGRVSVEHPNGEHPSRTLFVRNINSSVEDSELTALFEPFGEIRSLYTACKSRGFVMISYYDIRASHAAMRALQNTLLRKRTLDIHFSIPKENPSEKDMNQGTLVIFNVDTTVSNDELLKLFGAHGEIREIRETPNRSFHRFIEYYDVRDAESALKALDRSEIGGKCIKLELSRPGGARRVSVPSTSQDLDRNEVANFFNQVANSPPAGNWPVGSPPSHAFPRPHGLCNMPGLASILPGHQPSRYQGLLNHPNQTILNKGLMHNVAYGQPHSLPEHIGGGISNSMRFIAPPHSSGFGTSSDNRYRWGSPPQHMNYPGYTDASSSSSKHGFPFSERQGSLLGKYQHHVGSAPSSSHFNNHMIPFGFGDMGVDKSYPNAHGQANVGVNFTGSGMSLLPTVPFGGSRGLQSVRREPFAEEGRITHFETQLTDGGRYHIDLDRIATGDDTRTTLIIKNIPNKYTYMMLVAEIDEKHKGDYDFLCLPIEFKCNMGYAFVNMVSPLHIVPFQQTFNGKVWENFNSGKVASLAYAEIQGKSALASYMQNPQVSHYNDDDGQDSNDQKQPFSSIWNITTPDPDWSYTNSRENINSKNIVEESS, from the exons atggtTTCCTCCATCTCAG ttggTGGTGACTCCAAAAAGATGGAGGTAGAACCAAAGGAATCACTCTCTGCTGCTG ATTTAGACATGCCATCTTTGGAGCTTAGATCAACTGAAACTTTTAATGGAGGCAGTGCAAGTGATCTGAGCATGTTCTCTAGCTCATTACCTACACTTCTTCATGAAAAGC TGAACATGACTGATTCAGATAGCTGGCTCTCACTTGATGATAAACTTGGCGTAGGAAACTCAGAGAATGATTCTTTGGAAGATGTTGAACCTGATTCTTTAGAGACCTTGCTTCCTGAAGATGAGAATGAGCTCCTTCCCGGCCTCATTGACGAGCTTAATTTCAACGGGCTGCCTGATGAACTCGAAGACTGTGATGTTTTCTGTACTGGAGGGGGTATGGAGTTGGATGTTGAATCCCAAGATAACCATGCTGCAAATGCATTTGCTTCTCGTAAATGCCCCAATACATCAGGCAGAGTTTCAGTAGAACATCCAAACGGTGAGCATCCTTCAAGGACACTCTTTGTAAGGAACATCAACAGCAGTGTCGAGGATTCAGAGTTAACCGCTCTCTTTGAG CCGTTTGGGGAGATCAGGAGTTTGTACACTGCATGCAAAAGCAGAGGGTTTGTAATGATATCTTACTATGACATCCGAGCTTCTCATGCTGCAATGCGTGCATTACAGAACACGCTCTTAAGAAAAAGGACACTGGACATTCACTTCTCCATTCCTAAA GAGAATCCGTCAGAGAAGGACATGAACCAAGGAACGCTTGTGATATTTAATGTGGACACAACAGTATCAAACGATGAGCTTCTTAAGCTGTTTGGTGCCCATGGTGAAATAAGAGAG ATTAGAGAAACTCCAAACAGGAGTTTCCACAGGTTCATTGAGTACTATGATGTTAGAGATGCAGAGTCAGCTCTAAAAGCACTTGACAGAAGCGAGATTGGTGGTAAATGTATAAAGCTCGAACTTAGCCGTCCTGGTGGAGCTCGTCGAGT CTCGGTGCCGTCCACAAGTCAAGATTTGGACAGAAACGAAGTTGCAAATTTCTTCAACCAAGTAGCTAATTCTCCACCTG CAGGTAACTGGCCAGTAGGCAGTCCTCCTTCTCATGCCTTTCCAAGGCCACACGGTCTATGTAATATGCCTGGATTGGCTTCGATTCTCCCTGGCCACCAGCCTTCTCGCTACCAAGGGCTATTAAACCATCCAAACCAAACTATTCTTAATAAGGGATTGATGCACAACGTCGCCTATGGGCAGCCTCACTCGTTGCCAGAGCATATAGGAGGTGGAATTTCAAACTCCATGAGGTTTATAGctccaccacactcttcagggTTTGGGACTTCATCTGATAACCGCTATCGGTGGGGAAGCCCTCCTCAGCATATGAACTATCCTGGTTACACTGatgcttcatcatcatcatctaagcaTGGTTTTCCATTTTCTGAGAGGCAAGGTTCATTACTTGGGAAGTACCAGCATCATGTTGGCTCTGCTCCTTCAAGCAGTCATTTTAATAACCATATGATACCATTTGGATTTGGGGATATGGGAGTCGACAAAAGCTATCCCAATGCTCATGGACAAGCCAACGTTGGTGTGAACTTCACTGGCTCCGGCATGTCTTTGTTACCAACAGTTCCTTTTGGTGGGAGTAGAGGATTACAATCAGTAAGACGTGAACCTTTTGCTGAGGAAGGTAGGATCACACACTTTGAGACTCAGCTCACAGATGGTGGGCGGTATCATATTGACTTGGATAGAATTGCTACTGGAGATGATACTCGGACTACATTAATCATTAAAAACATCCCAAACAA GTATACTTACATGATGCTGGTGGCTGAGATTGACGAGAAGCACAAGGGAGACTATGACTTTCTTTGCTTACCTATAGAATTTAAG TGCAACATGGGTTATGCTTTTGTCAACATGGTTTCTCCATTGCACATTGTTCCCTTCCAACAG ACTTTCAATGGTAAAGTATGGGAGAACTTCAACAGTGGGAAAGTTGCTTCATTGGCATATGCAGAGATACAAGGAAAGTCAGCACTTGCTTCATACATGCAGAA TCCACAAGTCTCTCACTacaatgatgatgatggtcaagACTCTAATGATCAG AAACAGCCCTTTTCAAGCATTTGGAACATAACAACGCCTGATCCAGATTGGTCTTACACGAACTCAAGGGAGAATATTAACTCCAAGAACATTGTAGAAGAGTCTTCTTAA
- the LOC103866676 gene encoding protein MEI2-like 2 isoform X1 gives MVSSISVGGDSKKMEVEPKESLSAADLDMPSLELRSTETFNGGSASDLSMFSSSLPTLLHEKLNMTDSDSWLSLDDKLGVGNSENDSLEDVEPDSLETLLPEDENELLPGLIDELNFNGLPDELEDCDVFCTGGGMELDVESQDNHAANAFASRKCPNTSGRVSVEHPNGEHPSRTLFVRNINSSVEDSELTALFEPFGEIRSLYTACKSRGFVMISYYDIRASHAAMRALQNTLLRKRTLDIHFSIPKENPSEKDMNQGTLVIFNVDTTVSNDELLKLFGAHGEIREIRETPNRSFHRFIEYYDVRDAESALKALDRSEIGGKCIKLELSRPGGARRVSVPSTSQDLDRNEVANFFNQVANSPPAGNWPVGSPPSHAFPRPHGLCNMPGLASILPGHQPSRYQGLLNHPNQTILNKGLMHNVAYGQPHSLPEHIGGGISNSMRFIAPPHSSGFGTSSDNRYRWGSPPQHMNYPGYTDASSSSSKHGFPFSERQGSLLGKYQHHVGSAPSSSHFNNHMIPFGFGDMGVDKSYPNAHGQANVGVNFTGSGMSLLPTVPFGGSRGLQSVRREPFAEEGRITHFETQLTDGGRYHIDLDRIATGDDTRTTLIIKNIPNKYTYMMLVAEIDEKHKGDYDFLCLPIEFKNKCNMGYAFVNMVSPLHIVPFQQTFNGKVWENFNSGKVASLAYAEIQGKSALASYMQNPSPMKDEKHLFPQVSHYNDDDGQDSNDQKQPFSSIWNITTPDPDWSYTNSRENINSKNIVEESS, from the exons atggtTTCCTCCATCTCAG ttggTGGTGACTCCAAAAAGATGGAGGTAGAACCAAAGGAATCACTCTCTGCTGCTG ATTTAGACATGCCATCTTTGGAGCTTAGATCAACTGAAACTTTTAATGGAGGCAGTGCAAGTGATCTGAGCATGTTCTCTAGCTCATTACCTACACTTCTTCATGAAAAGC TGAACATGACTGATTCAGATAGCTGGCTCTCACTTGATGATAAACTTGGCGTAGGAAACTCAGAGAATGATTCTTTGGAAGATGTTGAACCTGATTCTTTAGAGACCTTGCTTCCTGAAGATGAGAATGAGCTCCTTCCCGGCCTCATTGACGAGCTTAATTTCAACGGGCTGCCTGATGAACTCGAAGACTGTGATGTTTTCTGTACTGGAGGGGGTATGGAGTTGGATGTTGAATCCCAAGATAACCATGCTGCAAATGCATTTGCTTCTCGTAAATGCCCCAATACATCAGGCAGAGTTTCAGTAGAACATCCAAACGGTGAGCATCCTTCAAGGACACTCTTTGTAAGGAACATCAACAGCAGTGTCGAGGATTCAGAGTTAACCGCTCTCTTTGAG CCGTTTGGGGAGATCAGGAGTTTGTACACTGCATGCAAAAGCAGAGGGTTTGTAATGATATCTTACTATGACATCCGAGCTTCTCATGCTGCAATGCGTGCATTACAGAACACGCTCTTAAGAAAAAGGACACTGGACATTCACTTCTCCATTCCTAAA GAGAATCCGTCAGAGAAGGACATGAACCAAGGAACGCTTGTGATATTTAATGTGGACACAACAGTATCAAACGATGAGCTTCTTAAGCTGTTTGGTGCCCATGGTGAAATAAGAGAG ATTAGAGAAACTCCAAACAGGAGTTTCCACAGGTTCATTGAGTACTATGATGTTAGAGATGCAGAGTCAGCTCTAAAAGCACTTGACAGAAGCGAGATTGGTGGTAAATGTATAAAGCTCGAACTTAGCCGTCCTGGTGGAGCTCGTCGAGT CTCGGTGCCGTCCACAAGTCAAGATTTGGACAGAAACGAAGTTGCAAATTTCTTCAACCAAGTAGCTAATTCTCCACCTG CAGGTAACTGGCCAGTAGGCAGTCCTCCTTCTCATGCCTTTCCAAGGCCACACGGTCTATGTAATATGCCTGGATTGGCTTCGATTCTCCCTGGCCACCAGCCTTCTCGCTACCAAGGGCTATTAAACCATCCAAACCAAACTATTCTTAATAAGGGATTGATGCACAACGTCGCCTATGGGCAGCCTCACTCGTTGCCAGAGCATATAGGAGGTGGAATTTCAAACTCCATGAGGTTTATAGctccaccacactcttcagggTTTGGGACTTCATCTGATAACCGCTATCGGTGGGGAAGCCCTCCTCAGCATATGAACTATCCTGGTTACACTGatgcttcatcatcatcatctaagcaTGGTTTTCCATTTTCTGAGAGGCAAGGTTCATTACTTGGGAAGTACCAGCATCATGTTGGCTCTGCTCCTTCAAGCAGTCATTTTAATAACCATATGATACCATTTGGATTTGGGGATATGGGAGTCGACAAAAGCTATCCCAATGCTCATGGACAAGCCAACGTTGGTGTGAACTTCACTGGCTCCGGCATGTCTTTGTTACCAACAGTTCCTTTTGGTGGGAGTAGAGGATTACAATCAGTAAGACGTGAACCTTTTGCTGAGGAAGGTAGGATCACACACTTTGAGACTCAGCTCACAGATGGTGGGCGGTATCATATTGACTTGGATAGAATTGCTACTGGAGATGATACTCGGACTACATTAATCATTAAAAACATCCCAAACAA GTATACTTACATGATGCTGGTGGCTGAGATTGACGAGAAGCACAAGGGAGACTATGACTTTCTTTGCTTACCTATAGAATTTAAG AATAAGTGCAACATGGGTTATGCTTTTGTCAACATGGTTTCTCCATTGCACATTGTTCCCTTCCAACAG ACTTTCAATGGTAAAGTATGGGAGAACTTCAACAGTGGGAAAGTTGCTTCATTGGCATATGCAGAGATACAAGGAAAGTCAGCACTTGCTTCATACATGCAGAATCCAAGTCCTATGAAGGACGAGAAGCATCTGTTTCCACAAGTCTCTCACTacaatgatgatgatggtcaagACTCTAATGATCAG AAACAGCCCTTTTCAAGCATTTGGAACATAACAACGCCTGATCCAGATTGGTCTTACACGAACTCAAGGGAGAATATTAACTCCAAGAACATTGTAGAAGAGTCTTCTTAA